The Lutra lutra chromosome 1, mLutLut1.2, whole genome shotgun sequence genomic sequence cccccaagccccctccctctccacatGAGCACAGGGCCAGGAGGCGGCCAGGAGTCCTAGCCAGGACGCCTCCTCACCAGAGCCCGACCGAGCCGGCACCCCGACTCCCGGCTCCAGGGCCGTGAGAAGCAAGCGAGTCCTCGGGAAGACCCACCGCAGCCGCAAGTGCTGACTCGGGCCACCGCAGCCAGGGAAGGGAGCCCGTGCTGACCGCCTCCTCCGGGGCCGCCATCATAAAGCACAACAGCAGTTCCTTCTCATGCACTTCTGGAGGCTGAGCTCTGAAATCAATGTTCCTTTAGAAAATTCTAGGGGGGGGACCACCCCTCACCACTCCCAGCTTCGGGAGGCTCCAGTGAGGGCCACAGGCTCTGCCTCCATCTCCATGTGGCCTTCCTCTCTCAGTGTCACCTCTTTTGTCTCTTACGAGGACAactgtcattggatttagggcccatccAGATAATCCCAAGATCCTTCACTTAATTCCATCTCTACTCAGTCCCACTCACGGACATCGGGTGACAGGACAGATGCATGCTTTCTGGGTTGCTGTCTAAGCCAGTGCACGTGGCACCTTCTCTAACGTTAAGTTCTAGGTCTCCCCACACGGGCAGGGGGTGGGCAAGGAAGGGGGATCTTTCAGGAATTGAGGTCTTGTAACCTTTGGGTTTCCGATTCTTAAGACCTCTCTGTCGCGTGGGACTCTCTTGCCATGACATCGATTGTCTCTAGAAATGGAGAGGAAACTGTTTTCCCAGGTTTGGAGCTTAGAGCCTTGGATTCAAATCTCACCCAGTCACAGACCCACGCGTGTGATGGAGGTCCAGCAGCTACCCAGGGGAACCAGCTTCCCCACTGGGAAAGTCAGCCCCTCACCGTCGGCAGCACACAGCAGCCGCTGGTGGTCCCTGCCCAAGAGGCCCACCCACCCCTGGGCCTGTGTCCTTCCATCCGCAACATGGAGGCCGGAGCGTGCCTCACCTGGGGGCTCCTGCGGCTGCCCCTGAACTGGGAGGCCGGCAGAATGGCAATGACACCCCCGGATGCCACCAAGTCTCCTGTCAGCAGAAGGAACGAAGGCTACAGCCGAGTGGGGTACCTGGTTTATTTCTGATGCGGGGGACTCTCAGGCAGTGGTCGACTCCGGGCTGAGGGACTGGGTGGCGGGCACGGGGCTAGAACTCCACCTTGCAGGCGGGGAAAGCCTCGTCCTGCATGGACACGGTGCTGTTGCTGCCCAGCACGGTGATGCCCAGAGCCTGGTGCCGTGCGTGCGTCTCCTCGTACCACTCATGCATCGCCACCGAGTCGAAGGTGGGGATCAGGGTCACCTGCGGGTGGGACAGACGGCCCGGAGGTGAGGGGAAGCACCCTTGGCCCTCCTGGCCCGGGCCCCAGCTCCACTCCAGCACCTCAGGCCCTCCTCCTCTGAGCATGTTTGCTCGGCTTCCCTTCTCCCCTACCCAGATGTCTGTAGCTGGGGGCCAGCCCAGCCCTGAagtccctcctcttctctgcaGCACCCAGGGGAAGGGAGCCTCTCACGACACAAGACGCCAGgcctccctccagctcctccccTGCACCAGTTAGGTTTGCTCCACCGCCCTGACCTGCGCCTGGGACCCTCCCTCCAGGCTCCCTCCAGGCTGCGGGGCTCCCTCCAGGCTGGGTGCCAGCCCGCTCACAGGCAGCACGAGGGCCAGGAAGCTCCTGCTTCCACCCAAACCTGTCTCCTGCTCCAAGGCTCTGCCTCAAGGCTTCCTCTGAGGACAAATGCAGCCCAAAGGCTCCACATTCCAATTGGTCAGCCGCAGGGACACCCCGCctgttcctccccacccagcGCCGCCCCCAGGCTGCTGCTGACAGACCAGGTGGACGCAGCAGGAACAGAGTCTGGGAGCAGGGGGGCCTCCGCGCCTGCGTTCACTTCCGTGGCCCTGGGGGCACAGCTGAGTCTCTCTGAGCCCCACTCCCTCTGCAGATGGCTGAGGGTCGCACAAACCTCATAAGATGACGTTCAACGGGAAGGTTGCAGGAGGCGTGGACCCAACCTTCTGCCAAGACTGCCTGAGGCCCTGGAGTAGTCACGCACCTGGAGGTCACGGTCCCACTGCTGCTTGCCGGCCAGGAGGGCGTCCAGGACAGCCCGCATGCCCTCTTCCTTACGCTGGTCCTGGCCACTGATGACGTAGCAGAGCGCACGCACCCGCCGGAAGAACTCCTCGTCCAGCAGCCGGGCGCTGCTCCCGCTGGGCAGGTAGGCCAGGTCAAGGTAGACGGGGGAGCCAGGAGGGGCTGCCGACCCACCTGGTCGGCTGCCAGCTGACCCTGCAGGTGAAAAGGACGATGTCAGTCCTGAGCTCCTGGATCCAGGAAGGAGCCGAGCCCCAGCTTCCCCTACACCTCTCCAAGTGGTTCCCTCCTCAGAAGAAGGCCCGTTCTATCTTATAGTTGATAAGCTCTCTCTGGTGTGGACAGTTACTCAGTGAGCTCTGCAGATACCCCTGGTCATATCCTCAGGGGCTAGTCCCTGGGTGCAGATACCCAGGGCCAAAGGTAAGGAGGGTAGGACGGGGCAACCAGGgatggcttcctggaagaggaggtATTAGAGCTTCGGCTCCCAAAGCAACCGGTACCTAGAACAATGTGCTGCTTCTGCAGCATCCACCTGTTCAACTACTCAAGTGGCCTTTATCGAGCCTTCCTGGCCAATATGCACTGGAAACACAGCAGTAAGCAAGAGAGACGAAAATCCCTGCCGCCAAGGGCAATGGGAAGACAGAGTGGGTGTGGGAGGGACAGAACTACAAGAGAAAGAGCCAGGACGTGGCATGGCTCTCAGAGCCTCATCCATGGCCTTGAATCCAGAGTCTCGGTGAAGGGGGATGAGGCCCCCAGTCCTCAGTGTGTCTCATAAGCAACTGACTGAGGACACACCTGGACGTGAGGCCCAGGAAAGCGGCCAGATGCTTGGCACCCTATGATCACACACACCGCCCAGCTCAGCGTGTGGGTCCAGAGGGCTGCCAAGGCATTTGCAGAATGAATGACTCCCCCAGCTCTGGGGACGCAGCACCCCTCACTCACTGCTGGGAACAGCGGCGGTGAGGATCTTAAGACTCAGGAAGAGAAGCCCCTATGGCGACGGGAGGCTCACGGGAGAGAGGAGCCATGGAGGCAGAAGAGCGAAGGGAAGCCGTAGGGGAGCGGGACAGGGACAGAGCGGGGCCCTCCGCACCGCCTGCTGTCGTCCATGCAGTTCTACCAGACACCCGTCCGGTTACGTCCTCGGCTGTTCTTCTGCTACGGCGCAGAGTTGAGTTGTTGGGACAGAGGCCATCTGGCCTGCAGAGCTGAAAACGTTCATATTCTGGCTCTTTTAAGGCGCAGTTCACGGACACTAGCACAGAGGGTCCGTCTGTCCAAGGTGGTAGGAGGAGACCCCAAGTGGCCAAATGGCCCGGCAGACCGGGCCTTGgaggactcccagcctccaggtgCTAGCCCAGCCCCACAGGCCCAGGGAGCCACCTGCCACCGTGCTGGGGACCCTTGACCTTCCAAATCTCACAAGGGCTCCTCAGGTGCCTCCCTTGGAATGTGCCCAACAAGGGTAAGAAGTGGCAGCTCAGGTGGGCACTGAGGCTAGGAGCCAACGAAAGGCCACGGGTCGAGAGAAGCCAGAGCCACGGTCAGggacacccaggcacctggaacAGGTGAGCAAGCACTCAGGGACACGAGCTTGAGCTATGATCACTGCCAGCCATCATCACTGCTCTCCCATGAGCCCCTGGGTCCTTCTGCGGTGTCACCAACCACTGCAATGTGGCAGGCACGCGCTGAGACGAGCAGGGGCTGCAAAACACATGCGAGCACccagggcttttttctttttttttaaagatttatttattttggagagagagagcataagcacgagtagagggagtggcaggcagaggtagagggagtggcaggcgaagcaggctcccagctgagcaaggaacctgatatgggactcgatcccaggaccccaagatcatgacctgagccacagacagacgcttaactgagccacccaggcgcccccaggcatCCAGGACCTGGTGTGGCAACAGGAAGCAGAACTAGCTCGTAATTTTTCATATCGATGACACGCTGGAATATTCTGATAGAGCGGGAGGTAGGACAGAGTGAACTCAGCAGGACTCGGGGATGACGGTGCAGCAGGAAACGGCGGGAATCTGCCTTTTGACCCAGAGGACAGGACAGTCGCGCCGGTAGTCCCTCCCCAACTTACGTTGCCCGACTTACAGGAGACTGAGAGACTGGGAAcatattctctccttttctccctcccacctcccttcctttttcgcttttttctttcccccttttggGAGCCAGACATGCAAGGACTAAGTCATTCAAAAGCCACTGCGCTGAATCACTgttatcgtacacctgaaactgatgtaacacCGAATGTTAACTAGattggcattaaaataaaaaacttaataaaaaaacaaaaaccactttgtATACAGGGGATTTAGCGTAGTCCTCACACACGTAGGAGAAAGGTACAGGCTCAGAGAGGACTTGAGAAGACTCTCCATTCCCCTGCAGACTGACCTCCAGCACGGAAGCAGCACCCAGCATTAACCAGAGAAGCCATGTAAACCTccccctggggaagggggagatcTGGATCTCTGGAGTTAACACACTATTATATCTGAATGTCCAGTTTCCAGCAACAGCAACAACCACAAGgcataaaaagaaacaggagaagtACAGCctattcaaagggaaaaaaaggaaaaaaaaatcaacggaAACCAGAAAGGCCCGATGGCAGGCTTACTGGACAAGAACTTGAAAGCAACGGTCTTAAAGATGctctcagaaagaaaggaagacatgcAAGACAACGTTGCACAAACGAAACAAATGTCACTGAGgacagagaaaacacagaaataaacccaaaagaaattctgtagctgaaaagtacaataactgaaatgaaaattcacCAGAGGAATTCAATTCATGATTCCAACAGTGATTTTTGATGATAGGATGAGAACAATTATCAAGTCCGAGGAAGGCGGAGAGATGACGGAAGAAAGTGAGCAGCAGCTTCAGGGACTTGTAGGACCCCATTAAAAGGGCCAACACGCACATGGAGTCCCAGGACAGAAAAGAGCAGAATGACTCTTTGAAGAAATAACGGCCCCAAACTTTCCACAGTTGATCAAAGGTGTTAATATGAACGTCCAAAAAGCTCAACAAATTCCAAGTGGGATGACCTCAAAGAGATCCACAGTGAGACCCACTATAATCTGACTGCTGAAAGACAAAGAGGGAATCCCtttgagagaaagcagagataaaggaaaagtttatacctaaaaatgtttatattaaaaaagaagatcttttgggatgcctgggtggctcagtgggttgagcctctgtctttagctcaggtcatgattctcagggtcctgggatcaatccccacaccgggctctctgctcggcggggagactgcttcccccactctctgcctgcctctctgcccacttgtgatctctctctctctgccaaataaataaaatcttaaaaaaaaaaaaaaaaagatctcaatgtgacaACCTTTCACcccaaggaactagaaaaagaacaaaaggaaagctagccaaaaaaaaaaggtaaagagaaaagcagagattttaaaaattgagactagaaaaacacaaaagataatcaacaaaagcaaaagttggTTCTTGACAGCCCTTTagctaaactaagaaaaaagagcaaagactCAGAAGTAAAAGTGGGGACACTACTACCGACTCTACAGACAAAAAGCATTATGAGTATTGTGAACAGCTGTACAACCAACAAACTGGATGACCTAGAGAAAATTACACAGATTCCTAGAAACACGAAACCTACCAAGACCaaatcacaaagaaacagaaaagctgaACAGATTCATTGTTAGTAAGGAGACCGAATCAGTAATTAAAACCCTTCTTGGCTTCACTAAgtttccaccaaacatttaaaggagaactaACATCGATCCATCTCAAACTTTACCAAAACCACTAAAGAACAGGGAACACATCTAATTCATTCACGAGGCCAGTGATACCAAGGTCAAAGACATtatgaagaaaactacagaccaatatctcttatTAACCTTGATGCAAAAATCTTCGACAAATATTAGCAAGCCaaattcagcagcatattaaaaggatcagACACTGTGATCACgcaggatttatccctgggatacatGGTTCAacacatcaaaaaggaaaaaaaaaaaagaagaaagaaaagaaaagaaaaatcaatgtaggcccatgttgggtgtagagattacttgaaaataaaatctttttttgtttgtttttaagaatttatttatttttttgagagagtgagagtgaaaaagcacagcaggggtgggggagcagcagaggaagtgagaagcaggctcctgctgagcacggagcctgatgcagggctcaatcccaggaccctgggatgatgacctgaaccaaagataggtgcttaattgactgagccacccaggtgccccttaaaaacaaaatcttaaaataagagaaaaatcaacacAGTACATCAGATTAACagaatgaaccaaaaaaaaaacaaaacaaaaaaaaaacaaaaaaaaccacaataattTCAATTGTTACAGAAAAGGCAttagacaaaattcaacaccctttcatgacaaaaaccctCAGCAAATTAGGAGTAGCAAGAAACTGTCTCAATGTAATACAAGCTATACATGAGAAACCCACAGCTCATGTCACACTTGGTGAAAGACTATAAGCTTTTTTCCTAAGAACAACGACATGGCAAGAAATGTTGGCTTTTGCCACTTCTAGTCAACACAGTGCTGGATACCTTAAAGTTATCTCTGTTCACAGAGGATATGCTCTTATGTGTAGAAAACTCAACTGATGCGTGagcgcacacgcgcgcgcacacacacacacacacacacacacacacaccccatctaCTAGAATAAACAAATCCAGCAAAGTAGCTGGAtaacaaaatcaacaaacaaatcAGTTATGCTCCTATATGCTAATAGTGAACAacctaaaaaggaaattaacaattccatttacaatagtatcaagaaagaataaaatacttagaaattaacttaaccaagaaaataaaatatacaaaaactacaaaacacttccgaaagaaatgaaaaaagtcatAGAAATTCACAGAAAGACATACCGTATTTGTAGACTGGGAGACTTACTATCCACTGAGCTGCTGGCACTACCTAAAATGACCTATGGATTCAATGCTGTCACGGGCCAAGTGCCAGTGATGGCcttttagagaaatagaaaaatttaccCTAAAACTCCTATGGAATCTTAAGGGATTCCAGAAGGCAAGACAATACTGAAGAATGAAgtttggaggactcacacttcctgatttatAAATTCATGGAAAAGGGATAccaatcaagacagtgtggtactgacgAAAGATAGATACGTAACAGGCCAAGGGAacggagagcccagaaatagatcctcataTATATGGTGAAATGATGTTTGACAAGAATGCCAAGACTGGTGCTAGCAAAACTGGATGTCCAGATGGAAGAGAATGAAGTTGAACCCTTATTTAGCACTACAggcaaaaaattaactcaaatcaTCAAGGAGcaaaatataagaactaaaaccaCAGAACTCTTAGAACAAAGCAAAAGCTTCACGAGACtgaatttggcaatgatttttttggataggacatcaaaagcacagaggggaaaaaagaaaaggcaaaccgGACCtcatgaaaattataaacttccGTGCAAAGAGCACTGTCAACAAAaaagcaacacacagaatggaagaaaatatttgcaaatcatatatctgataaaggattaccGTACAGAACATATGCAGAACTCCCATaacccaacaacaacaagacaACCAGATTCAAAAAggggcaaaagacctgaacaggggtgcctgggtggctcagtgtgttaaagcctatgcctccggcttgggtcatggtctcagggtcctgggattgagccccacatcgggctctgctgggcagggagcctgcttcctctgtgtctctgcctacttgtgatctctgtctgtcaaataaataaataaaatctttaaagaaaaaaaaaaaaagacctgaacagaacagacatttctccaaaaaagatatataagtGGTATGGCTGACAGTACAGGAAAAAGGTGCTCactaattagggaaatgcaaatcaaaaccaccgtgagatactacctcacacccaTCACGCCGCCAcaatcagaaaaatacagaaagcagtgttggcaaggatgtggagaaactggaacttttctgcactgttggtgggagtctaacatggtgcagctgctgtggaaaacagtatggcagttcctcgaaaaataaataaataaataaataaataaatcaataaatcaaaaataaaactgccgtatgatccagcaatccttcTTCCGGgaatatacccaaaagaattgcaAGCAAGATCTCCAAAAGATATCCGTCCAACCGTGTTCACGGCAACGTGATTCCACAGTAGCCAAAAAGCGGAAACAACTCAGGTGTCCATCAgcaggtaaatgaataaacaaaatatggtacatCCACGTAGCAGAGTaatattcaaccttaaaaagaaaggaaattccatggggggtgggaggttgggggcaccaggtggtgggtattgtggagggcacagattgcatggagcactgggtgtggtgcaaaaattaatgaatactgttatgctgaaaaaataaaaaaattaaaaaaaaaaaaaaaaagaaaggaaattcttaaccaaaaaaaaaaaaaaaaaaaaaaaaaagagggaagaaagttaTAACCCAGGCTACAGCACAGATGAACCACGGAGACACTCTACTAAGTGAAGTAAGATAAACACTGTATGATTTTCCTTACGCAAGATCCCTAGTGTCGTTGGGagccatagaaacagaaagtagaacgaATGAGTGGTGGGTGCCGGGGACTGGGAGAGGAGGAACAGGAGTTAGTATTTAATAGGGACAAAGTTTCGGTTTTGCAAGATAAACAGGGACcctggtgatggttgcacaacaacgCGAATGTGCTTGACCCTGAACTGTGCACTTTGGCACGGCTAAGGTGAGGTCACGTCGCGTACATTTCACAACTAAGGAAAACTGGGAGAAAAGTTACCATGGCGTACACAAGACTGCCGGCCTCAGAGGTGACTTACAGGGTGGCCCCTGGCTGGAGTCTGGGGAAAATAGATCTCAGAAAGGTCCCCACTGCCTGTGCGACAAGAGTGGCCCGCTGCGCCCACGGGTCTTGCAGCACCACAGCTCCTGaacccctgcttccccctccctgagGAGCCCGGAATTTGGGTGTGTGTCAGGCAGAGGGGGCCAACGTGACCAGCCCCCGTCAGAAACCCTGGGCACTCCGTCTCTAATGAGCCTCCCAGGGAGGCGCCAACTCCCACGGGTCACCGAGGCTCGCTGCTCCAGCATTAAGGCACCTGGTGTGACTACTACGCTAGGAGGCAGCTCTAGAAGCCTATGCCTGGTTTTGCCCCAAGGAACCCCACGCCCTTACCCTCGCTGATTCTGTTCCATTCGCTTTTGCATTAATATAGTTCAGCCACAAGGAAGTCTGTATATTGAGTCCTCCCAGCCCAGCATTGAATCTGGTGGTTCGATGGGCTTGGAAATCTCCATACAAAGGGGTTAAATgtgctattaaaattaatttcagctGTTTCTTCTTACTCACCGTGGCCCCAGCAAGTTCATGAGGACAGATCCGCTCACTTCTGTTTGCACCAACGGCACTGCTTAAATGCCTCGGAAGTAGACATGCCTCAACAGCGAGCCAGAACTTCCGTGTTATATGAGAATCAGAGGTCCAGAGAGGGGGTAGGTATGGCTAAGGccacacagcagggagggaaCAAAGACTTGGGCTACTAACCCGCTGTAGGACCCTGGGTCTTGGGTACTTACCAGATGGGCCCCGAGTGGCCGCCTTGGGGACTGAGGACTTTCTGGACAGGGGTGCCCGACCTCCCTTGTCACTGGGCTCGCTCCGGGCGCTGAGCGGCCGACTGGCTCGGTCTCCACCAGCCGGTCCCTTGGTCTTGGCAGTGGCAGCTGGAGTGGCTTTGGAGGCTGCCGTGCTGGGGTTAGTGCGAGCCAGGGACTTCCGGGTACGGCTGAGGCCCTCTGCCGGCCGGGCCTGTTCGGGGGGCAGCATCTCAGGGTCTACCATGCAGAtgctgggtggggtgggcagcGGCGGGGGGAACTTGAGGGGCTCGGGCAGTGGGTCACGGCGAGGGACCCCAAAGCCCTCCATGTCCTCGTCTGAGTCTGCAGTCCCAGGGGCGGCAGGCAGGGGGTCCGAGTCGGACAGGGTGGGCAGGGACTCGCTGACAGATGTGGGGGGCGTCTCCTCTGCCCCTGATGCTCCAGCCCGCTCCTGGGACCGAGCACTGCTATCAGAGCTGCCGGGGGAGGCAGGTGCCGGCGCCACGGGCACAGCCTTCCGGTGCTCAAACTCACAGGGTGACACCAGGCACAGGTCCACGTCGTGTGGGGAGGCTGATCGCCGGACCCGGGGGCCTCGGAGTGGGAGGCTCAGCCCAGCCTCGCCTGCACTGGCAGGTGGCGGCGGAGGCAGCACCTGCTCGAAGGACACGGACAGGGACTCGTCTACCTCCGTGGAGTGTGGAGAGCCCACCTCGGCGGGCAGCGAGGGCGTGGTCACAGTGGGTGAGGCATCAGGCCCCGCCTCCCCACCACGCAGCGGGCTCAGCGATAGCCGCCCACTGCTCTCTGCTGGGCCCTGCTGGGCTGCAGTAGGCGAGGGTGTACGTGGCCGGGGGGTGCTGGCATCCAGCAGAAGCTCCAGCGTCTTCTCCTCCAAGGCGCTGCCATCCTCCCCAGCCGGGCTCAaccccagctccagctccaggctGCTCTCCTGGCTGGGTGTAGCCACCAGCTGGGGCGCTGGGGAACTGCAGGGCTCTGTCGGGGGGCTGGCCTCTCCACACCGGAAGCTGGGGGGGCTGCGGGGCCCATTCACCGCCGTTGGGACACCTGGGCGAGGGACATTGGGTGCTCGGCGGGGTCGGGGAGCTGCTGGGGCCCCTGCCTTCTTCACGCTGACTGAAGCAGAGGCCACCCGGCGGACCTCCCCGGGCTGGGTCCGAGGGGCACTTGGCTTGGGGTCCTTCTTCACCTCTCGGGGGACcctggcttctttctctgccttgcGGGGGACCTCAACCCGAGGCGGGTCCTTCCGGGCCACCCCAGGGCGCTCCTGGGCTGGCCTGCTGGGTGCTGTTGTCCGGCCTTCTCTTCTCGAGCTGTCCCGGGAGCCCACGCTTTCCTTGCTCTCGGCTCGTCGAGGTCCCAGCAAGTCCTGGGGGGTCACCACGGGTTCCCGCAGGAACCCCAAGTGCTGCAGGCGGACCAGGCCGTCCAGGAGGCGGGTGGGCGGGGTGCAGCCAGGGAAGAGCACACGCACCACCTTCTCCGTGGGGCCGGCAGGGTGCCACACCAGCAGGGCGCACACGGAGGCCAGTGTGCGCTCGGCACCAGCCGCGGGCGGGTGCAGCACATACATGTCCAGCCGTCCCACACCCATCTTCTGAAAGAGCACAGTGGGCTCGGCCGGGAGCGGCCCACGGTTCAGAGTCAGGGGTGTGATGCCCAGCCGGGCCAAGAGGCTGAGGGCCAGCTCCGCCTCGTCCTCACCACTCACCAGCCGCGAGGCGGCAACACGGGCATTGAGGAACACGACCCCTAGGTTGGGGGAGATGAGCCTGCGAAGCCGGTCGTCCCCCGAGCCCCCATCGGCCGCCGCCTCCTCGCGCTCTGCCAGCTTGCGCCGCAGCAGACTGTTGAGGCCTGGGAGGCTGTCGGCGCCCGCGTGGGTCACCAGCACCGCGTCCACCCGGTCCAGGTGCCTCACCAGCTTCCAAAAACTTGACTTGGGGTTGGAGCCCCCATTGACCAACACGGTGAAGCCGTTGACGGCAAAGAAGGCGGCGTCACCGAGGCCACCGGGGAAGATATAGCAGCAGGGCCGGGCGAGCCTGAGGAAGCCCACAGATGCGGGTGGCTCGAGTAGGTCAAAGGGAGATGGCGGCTCCAGGGACTCAGCCACATACTCCAGAAACTCGCGCAGGCCCTCAGATGCTGGCAGCTGCACAGGTGGGTTCCATCGCAGCTGGAGCGCACTGTGGAGGCCGAGCACTTCAGGCGCCAGCTGGGCCCAGTCGCCAAAGGTCGGGCAGGTGATGGTGAGCTTGGGCAGGTCTGCAGGTGGGGGTGTAGATGCCAGGAGATCCCGGATCTGCGAAAGCGGGTAACAGTTAGAAGCAGCCCCTGGGAAAACTAAGCCAGGACACTCCCATCCTGCATCCTGGGCCTGGGAGAATCCCTTGCCCAACCCGGTCACCCTTGGGACAAAACCCAGCCCTTCCCATGGTCGAAAGAAATGTATGGTCTTGCCTTaccacctgcttccctctcccaccctttctcttactctccctaccccagggcctttgtacttgttCTTTTCCTACAGCACAGCTTCCTCCAACAAGACCTTCTGTGCCCTCTACCTCCATATCTGCTTCTTATCTCAACCACTGTTacatcactctcaatgtgaaaaGGTGGTTTACCAGATAGTTTTGCTCATTTGTCCCATCCAGACTAAGGACTCTAGAAAGGACCCTACCCTCCTGGGACCTAGCACCTTGGGTGTCACTTGAAGTCTCTGGGAGGTCTGCTGATCTACAGGCCTAGCCTCAAATCACACACTGTAGTGGGTGGCGGGAACAGGTCACTAGAGCCACAGAGCCCGATGGGGACGAGCCAGGGGAAGCAGGATGAGGAGGAGGTGGCTTACCTCTTTGTCCCCTAGGACCTGGAGGAAGTGGCGGAGTGAAAATCCCCCCGTTTGGAGCAGCAGTTCCCCTGTCTCTTCCAAGCAGGGCCCAGCCAGCACCAGCAGCTTGTGAGGGGCAGGGTCAAGCAGAAGATTCCGGAGCTGAGGAAGGGGAGACGGTTAAAGCCCCTACTCTGTGCAGTGACAAAGCctgcacaccccaccccaccccaaccgaATGGCCTCCAACCCCAAATCTGCATCTAACCACTGCACCCCGTCCCTGCCCTGGTGCTCAACGGGAAGCTGgagccctgcaccccaccccaaacTCCTGTCGCTCAACCTAAAGCCAGGGTCCAGTGCCTCCTCTTCCAAGAAGCCCACCTTTCTGGACTCCCTCcagcccacttctctctctggcccAGCC encodes the following:
- the MAP1S gene encoding microtubule-associated protein 1S, translated to MAAAVVGPGATQSPSSLLLVVGGECGCSGLLAYVLEELERGIRSWDIDPGICSLDEQLKVFVSRHSATFSSIVKGQRSLHHRGDTLETLVLLNPSDKSLCDELRNLLLDPAPHKLLVLAGPCLEETGELLLQTGGFSLRHFLQVLGDKEIRDLLASTPPPADLPKLTITCPTFGDWAQLAPEVLGLHSALQLRWNPPVQLPASEGLREFLEYVAESLEPPSPFDLLEPPASVGFLRLARPCCYIFPGGLGDAAFFAVNGFTVLVNGGSNPKSSFWKLVRHLDRVDAVLVTHAGADSLPGLNSLLRRKLAEREEAAADGGSGDDRLRRLISPNLGVVFLNARVAASRLVSGEDEAELALSLLARLGITPLTLNRGPLPAEPTVLFQKMGVGRLDMYVLHPPAAGAERTLASVCALLVWHPAGPTEKVVRVLFPGCTPPTRLLDGLVRLQHLGFLREPVVTPQDLLGPRRAESKESVGSRDSSRREGRTTAPSRPAQERPGVARKDPPRVEVPRKAEKEARVPREVKKDPKPSAPRTQPGEVRRVASASVSVKKAGAPAAPRPRRAPNVPRPGVPTAVNGPRSPPSFRCGEASPPTEPCSSPAPQLVATPSQESSLELELGLSPAGEDGSALEEKTLELLLDASTPRPRTPSPTAAQQGPAESSGRLSLSPLRGGEAGPDASPTVTTPSLPAEVGSPHSTEVDESLSVSFEQVLPPPPPASAGEAGLSLPLRGPRVRRSASPHDVDLCLVSPCEFEHRKAVPVAPAPASPGSSDSSARSQERAGASGAEETPPTSVSESLPTLSDSDPLPAAPGTADSDEDMEGFGVPRRDPLPEPLKFPPPLPTPPSICMVDPEMLPPEQARPAEGLSRTRKSLARTNPSTAASKATPAATAKTKGPAGGDRASRPLSARSEPSDKGGRAPLSRKSSVPKAATRGPSGSAGSRPGGSAAPPGSPVYLDLAYLPSGSSARLLDEEFFRRVRALCYVISGQDQRKEEGMRAVLDALLAGKQQWDRDLQVTLIPTFDSVAMHEWYEETHARHQALGITVLGSNSTVSMQDEAFPACKVEF